In Hemibagrus wyckioides isolate EC202008001 linkage group LG16, SWU_Hwy_1.0, whole genome shotgun sequence, the sequence CCCTCTGATTTGTTGGATCAGGTTTATCAAAGCAAGAAAAGCTTCTGACCAACCCTGAGTTTCAAAACCTTACATGACTACAATGACTTTACCTTATCTTTCCATCCAGGGGTATATCTGCTGCCGtattaatgaaaatattttcattattcGAATGTTACGATCGATGGATCACTTTTAAAACAGAACCCATTCCCAAAGCAAAGGGGAAACCAGTGGCTTCCCAgaataaaacaaagcaaaactgtTTCCGTTTTCTGTTTGCATAGCATATAGAAGTGCCTATAATACCACAGTGTCCTGAGATAGGGTAGGGTTTCTCAGGTTGTGAGAATTTCCAGCCTTGTATCCACATGTTCGGTGAAATTAATATACTGCCGAATCGCTGTTATCTAAGCAGGTTAAACCTTTCAAGGCTGCGTTGGGGCTACATAAGGAGATTTGCTAAAGCTTGATTTTCAGTGAACCTCTCAACTCGACACCATGAAGACCCTCCACACTGTCTTCCTGCTTGTTTTTGGCATTACTGTTGGCAAGTGCAAGCTTTGTCTTTTTATTAATAACTGAGGGTTTATCTGGATAAAAACAAAGTGATTGTAGAGATATTAGGGTTCGGTATTTTGGTTGTAGAATTATGAAATTTGTGGGAACCATAAAAATTGGAATGTTTATTCATGTTTCTTTCTAAACCTTAAACAAGGGATtgcattatttaaatgttagcTACAAAGGCAAAAAATCCTTGAGCAATCTTTAAGTAAGATCCAAGGAACAGGTTTGGATCTGCTGAAAAACTCAGCTTTGAGATAAAGATTATCATCTTTATTGTGGGAACATGGGATTGTACCATGGCTGTGTTCGTAATCTTTGTGATGTTACCCGAGGCTTAACTTTGTTTATGTCTGTGATTCAGCCCAGGCTCTTGACTACAAGGCGCTGTGGCAGTTCAGGTCTATGATCATCTGCGTCAAGCCCAATAGCTGGCCAGCCCTAGACTACGCAGATTATGGCTGCTACTGTGGTTATGGTGGGTCAGGGACCCCGGTGGATGAGCTGGACAGGTTGAAAACCCCCTTTAATTGCTGCATAGGCTATATTTAATTGAATGTATGTATATTATGGTCTGCCTTGCTAACTCTTTCTAAGATGTTAAGAAAAGTATTTCTTGAACAACATTATAGGATATTGTACAGGTCTGAAGTAGTCTGTAGTAGGTCAATAAATGAGCATTCATCATTTACTATGTACCCATTTCTTATAATTATGGCTTTAAGGTAAATTAATCAAATTCTTTTCTATCGCAAAAAATGGCTAATAATTTGTAGTGAGTTATCAATAATATAGTCAGACTTGCATAATACCCTGGAGCAGATATAGTTCTATGTATTGTATGTATTACTGATTTTCCAAACTCTTAAAGCTTTTTCATGTCTGAGGTTTAACTTAATTTTATGGAGTGAGGATTAGGATTTTGGGTACATTGTCTAATATTCAGATATTGTATAGATATTGAATATGaagatactgaaatactgaaagaaATCTCACCAGTGGAAGAAAAGTTTTACCAGTGGGCTTAGACTTAAGCAAGGCTTAATTCCCTTATAACTTTTTACACCCCAaacctataaacacactcattttCAGCAACTGTTTGCAGTGGGAATGAACCTGGAATACACCCAGGATGGAATgctagtccatcacagggcatcatGCACTGACAGGGGCAGTTAATCTATTTAGCCAAACCACCAAAGTTGGGGGAAAACTAAAGAATCCTAAGGAAACCCATGTGGACATAGGGAAAACTGTGCAACCCCAATCAGGATTAAAAAGGGTACCATGGAACCCTGGAAGTGCCGAAGCTCCCCGCAGGGCCAAAATTCTGCCCATACAAGTGTTCAATCGGCATGGCATTGGGAATACTAGCTACTGACAAACTTTTTATTGGGACTTCTTTCCAACTACAGATGCTGTCAGGTACATGACAAGTGCTACAGTGATGCCATGCAACATGAAGCATGCTGGCCAATCATAGACAATCCGTACACTGAGATCTATGCCTATAGCTGTGATAAAGACACTAAGACTATCACCTGCAAGAGTGAGTAATGATAAGCACCTTTCAGCTCATAAGATTTACACAGTGAACAATTTTAATGAGCATGGTTAATGTTCTTCCTCTCTCAGGCAACAACAATGAATGCGAGATGTTCATCTGCGAGTGCGACCGGAAGGCTGCCGAGTGCTTTGCTGTGTCTCAGTACCATGAAGATAACAAGAATGTGTCCAGTGATCGCtgcaaataatttataaatgacGTACACACTATACCACCATACCGTAGAGCTAGCTAGTATTTGCATTAAACAGTTAGCCATTATATGATGAGTATGACATAAAAAAACTGTCTCAGTAATTATTTTATGTCCACTCAAGCAATAAACAGCTTATGATAAAAAGCAGCTGCTGGGATTTCTCATTCAGTTATATTTCTTCCTCCCATTATAACTATACCAGTCTTTGCTTTTGGTCATGCATGATAAATACCATTAAGCCTATTAAATCTATTCCATAGTATATGTACTGTAAACTATTTAACATGGTGTATGTTTAGCTTATACATAATAGACAGGAATAAGTCCagacctcaacctcactgagATGCTGTGGCAGAATCTTAAGAGACCTCGAACATCAGCGAACTGTAATGGGCCAAAATTATAGACATTACAGACAAACATATATTATTGATCTCTACTGTATGTATGAGACAGGAAAACCAAATGATAGGACAAGATGAAGTATGTGTTTGTACTGATGTGTTGGACCCATGACAGACTGAACATAATTAAATGAGTCACTATGATGTAAATGCTCAGATGTTTGGTTGTACAGAAAGTGTTTTGAATTTtgccataaatgttaaatcacCAATAATCTATTGTGATATGATCTGTAGTAGATGCAATAACAGAGATAAAATCTGTTTTGGTGCTGAGGACACATGCAGAGCTTCACACACTATATAAAGCCTTCCTGATAGCCCGCCCTCATGGTACCCAACCTAACACATGAGGCCAGCTTTGTCTGGAAGACTTTTTCAACCAGAAGAAAAACCAGCAGGGAGTCACACTTTTCAGTGTCAGCTCTGGTTGTGACTAGTAGGTTCCCCCGGCTCTGCATCCCGCAGGACTCGGACACAAGCAGCAGGCTTCAGATCAAGTGTGAGCACTAAACTTATAACAATGGCAGCACATTTAGGGTTGCAGACAGTAACTCAATCTGTGTGCTGTTTCACTTGCCAGCTACTGTGAAATTTTGTGTAGCTGCATAGCAGTAGCTATTCTTAAGTGTtttataaatatacaacatCTAGCAGAGGACTTTATCATACATTTAGTTCATTTAACcctacaactgagcagttgaggggtAAAGCCTCTTGCTAGCCCTGGAATTTAAACTTCTGGGCCAACATCTTacccactgagctaccacttccatATAACTTACTGTATATAAGGATGTTACTACTGCTTGAGTAATGTTAAATTTAGAACATCTTACAGTCCAGTGGATACCTTTCATGGTCTTGGATACAGCAGTGTTGTATCTTGGTGAAGtgatagctcagtggttaaggtgttgaactaGTGACAGGAAGGTtgagagtttgaatcccaggagcaccaagttgccactgctgggcccttaagtcGGGCCCTTAAGTCagacccttaacccttagttgtacaaatgacataaatgtaagttgttctggataatGCTGTAAAGGTAAAATACCTGCTCTAACACATTAATGCTGGCAGAGAAAGGGCCTGCTTAATGACCTGATTCTAGCCCTGAGTGGACCTGAATGATCTATCATTTACCCACCCCTAAAAGTAAACGTGACACCAGAGGCATTCCATTAAACCTATGTTTCTGCTTTCTGTTAACATACTACTCAGACTGCCTATAATAACTGTGCTGATGTGAGATAAGTCAGGGTTTGTGATGTGAGAATTTCCATGCATGGATCCATGTGTCCATTTAAATGACTATATGTTATCTATGCAGGTTTACATTTTCAAGGCTACTTTGTGACTAACTACTGAGGCGTACATTTTAATAAACCTCTTGACCGGGCACCATGAGGACcctctgttctgttctcttGCTGGTGTTTGGTATTACCATTAGTAAGTGCAAGCTTTGACTTCTTTTTTCCTGAGTGTGGAACAGCAATACTAATATATCTGTACTAAtttcagaacaaattaaattatatgatgtagtttagatattatgatctggtgtttttctgtctttaatTTAAGAATTTCCATGTCAGAGAGAACCAAAAATATTGGGTTTGTACAGATTCCTTGTTCTTAAAAATTATATAAGTGATATACATTGCTGAATTGTTGGCTATAAAAACTGCCGAAATCTATCTAATCCTGCAGAAGTCTATAATGGCTACATGATGTTACCTGGATATGCCGAAAAACACAGCTCTGAGATGAAGGTTATTTTTTTGGTGGAATTAAAACTGGCTTGTATCATaacttacatttctggcatttggcagacacccttatccagagcaacttacaatttgtctcattttatacCATTAAGATATAAGACccgttaagggccttgctcagggacccagcagtggcagcttggtggatctgggattcaaattcacaCCCTTTTGATCAGAAGTCCAGCACCTAAACCACTAAGACACCACATTCCTGATGGTCCAGTCTTGGTCTGGAATCTTTGTGAAGTGACTTGCCAAGTGTACCAGTGGATTAGCAAGCTACCTTTGATTTTACCCAAAGCTTAactttctttgtgtgtctgtggttcaGGTCAGGCTCTTGACAACAAGGCACTATGGCAGTTCAGGTCTATGATCCTCTGTGTAAAGCCTGATAGCTGGCCAGCTCTAGACTACGCAGATTATGGCTGCTACTGTGGTTTGGGTGGCTCAGGAACCCCAGTCGATGACCTGGACAGGTTGAAAACCAACTTTTATGCTTTGCATGTCATGCTTGTTGGATGTAGTTCAAATGATGAATGTTAGAGGTTTTAATCTGGCATGCATTTAATCTGCATGGCATTGAGAATACTTGTTATTGGCAAACATTCTAGTGGTACTTCTACCAGGGATTACTAAATTACGCAGTTCTCTTTAATTACAGATGCTGTCAGGTTCATGACAAGTGCTTTAGTGATGCCAAGCAACATCAGGCATGCTGGCCAATCCTGGACAATCCTTACACTGAGATCTACGCCTATAGTTGTGACAAAGTCACTAAAACAATCACCTGCAAAAGTGAGCGATGATATAAAACTCAACCCAATTAACTCAAAAGCGTTAATGAGTAGTGTTACTTTTTTAACGTTGCATTTCCTTTTTGTCTCGCAGGCAACAACGATGAGTGTGAGATGTTCATCTGTGAGTGTGACCGTAAGGCTGCTGAATGCTTTGCTATGTCTGAATATCATGAGGAAAACAAGAACCTGCCCAGTGATTGCTGCAAATAAATGATAGATAACTTGCACACCATATCAGCCACCAGAGCACTAGCCATCATATCACTTGAGTTTGATATGAAATGTACTTTCAGCAAATATTATGTCTATGTATTTTATCTTATGAAAGCCTTCACCCAAGCAATAATCAATAAATGGTACCTTCTCACACTTTCAGTGCATGGAAAATACTTTCCTGTTACATGGTCAAACAAATATGACACAACTTACAGGAAATTCTTTAGCTTTACACAATGAAAGTATGAGAATGTAGCTTTTAAGATGGTATGAAACAGGTGTGGAGTGTAAAAATGGGGAGTTGAGGCTATGTTTGTTCATACTTTGCCAGATctaatacactatatggtcaaaagtacAGTATGTAGGCACCATCACAGCTGTTGCcacatatataaaaacacacaattgtctagaatgtctgtGCATGTATTATGAATTTCCTGTTACTGGAAATAAGgggccctgtgatggattggtgacctgtccagggtgtacccctgctttTCACCCAATGTGCActgagataggctccagcagacccccgtgactttaattaggaataaagcaggtatagacaatggatggatggatggaaataagGGGTCTAGTCCACACCAAATGACCATGCCCCTGTGCATAGTgtgagctccataaagacatgatttGGTGGAAAAACATGACCCTCAACCTCCCTTAACACTTTTGTTCATTGACTAAGATGGAATGACAACGTCATGCTAAATGTTTTAATCTGAATGTTTTATTCAAGGCTTCAGATGAGCAGTGTTGGTGTACAGCAATTCATGCAAGTGATGCCTCAGATTCTAAATTGGACTgaggtctgggctttgacttTGCCAATCTAAGACATTTAAATGTTTCCCTTTAACCAACTCGTGTAACTTTAGCAGTATGTTTAGGGTCATTGTCCAGCTGGAGGGTGAAACTCCATCCAAGTATCAGATCTCTGACAGATTGAAACAAAGAATTGCcctgtatttaatatttttgtcaAGAATCCTTTCTTCAATCTTCACCACTTTTTCAGTCCCATGGAGTATGGAATCTATTCTTGCCACACTCTGGGTCAGTTAAAACCAGTCAATTTACCCATTTTCTAATGGCCACTTCCAGCATGATTATGTGCTATTTCAGACAGCAGTAATCTCAAAGTGGTTACATGAACATtacaatgagttcagtgttcttcaatGATGTTCCCAGTCACCGGAATTTGGACTATTTTGTCAGGttcattacattaaatttaAGTAACAAAAATTCCCCTTTTTCTCTAGAATTTATTgcaacaaaacaggaaaaatagCAAGTGGTATGAATACATTCACAAGGctctatatacactgaccaggcataacattatgaccacctttctaatattgtgtagggttagtcccccttttgttgccaaaacacaacaaacagtgATGCACTgggtattctgacacctttctatcagaaccagaataacaaaaaatttttttttgcaatttgagcaacagtagctgtctgttgaatcggatcacacagaccagccttggctgcccatgaccttgttgccagttcaccactgttccttccttggaccacttttgacagatactgacccatgcagaccgggaacaccccacaagagctgcagttttggagatgctctgatccagtggtctaggcaccacaatttggcccttcgtcaaactcgctcaaatccttacacttgcccatttttctgcttctaacatcaactttgaggtcaaaatgttgacttgctgcctaatatatcccacccactaacaggagccatgatgagcaGATTATCAGTCTaattcacttcactggtcagtGTTCATAACAtgatgcctgatcagtgtatagtcCTCACTGAGAAATGAAGCTGTGTGAATCTCTCCACTACTGGTATTCGGCCTCAATGTTAGAACCTAGAACAGCAAAGACTTAAACTGTTAAATGCTTTTGTACAGTTTAGGGTTTTTTTACACTGATGGTCCAAAATCTCAGGAATAAGGAAcatttctgattatgtgaaaaTGTTGGCGAGAAAGTGGGTTGAGCTGGTCAGCAACGCATGCTGATTCTCTCCCGTGTCTTATTACCGCCAGCCTACttattttttgtctttcagTGACTGCAGTAATGAGAACACAAATAAGTAGGTTGAAGGAAATAAGACACCGGTGAGAATCATCACGTGTTACCTGCGGTTTGACCCGCCTCCTCTCCATCCGAGAGATGATGTTCACCACAAACCCTGCTGCTGATCCAAATCTTTCTGGGTGAGAATTTCCAAGTCTTAAACAAACTCTTAGAAAACTCCccaaaaaaagataaatgattCTTTTTGGAGATTCAAAAAGAGAGTTCAATTTGACCTGTGGATTGACCTGAGGCTCAGACACCCCTGTGGCTGACTTGGACAGGCTGGAAATCATCTTTCACTCTTTTTTATGTACTTAAATTCTAAAGCAAAAACTTTGAAGTAGTTCAAGAGGTAGTCTCCAAACCCACCTGAACTAGGTAAGAAACCTGAAAATAGTATACTAGTGTGCTaaatagtatacagtatatacaatgCTATATGTTCTTAAACTGTATACTACAGTCACTTAGTGTAGTACCTGCAACAGACATATTTAGACATGTTCAGACATATTTTCCTCATGATTcctatttcttttaaaatatcttgttctactgcatgtgtgtgtaaaaaaaaattgagtcaTTGACTTTTGTGAAACTCAAAACCTTTGCAGGAAGTTAGGGTTCCAAATCAGAGCATCTTTCAAGTATCAGATATGGAGGAAGGCCAGGGCTTCCAGAGTTTCTTTTAATATTAGAGTGTTCAAAACCCAATTGTATGATCTGCTATTTTAATGATGAAAACAGACActtaatttttgttttgttttgtacattccaGACTATTCCGTTTTTAAAATGTGGTCCTTCAATACTCCAAATGCATGAAGATTGGCAGGTCTAATACagacttttatatatttacttttgtaactgtaattttaatctcacccctcacacacaattCTGCAATTCCTTCACACCTCACATTTTGAATACTTCTGATCTACAGTATGCAAATCTGACATTTAGCTAAGCTATGTCCCCGTAGATACTGTAATAATGTTTGGCGAACTTTCAAGTCTGACATGTTGACTAGTGATGGCAGCAGATCCCTGAGAAATTTTTTATTGAGCTGAAATTTTCTAACTCACCAGCAAATATGGCTACTAAATTTTTTAAGTTATCAGCCATCCATAACTTCTACTAGGCCAAAAAAACAGATGAACTACATCACAGCATATGTCCAGCAGTCCTCACAATATCTGATTTGTCCAGTCATACACAAGCCATTCTCACCCAGTTTGCCTGGTAGTCCTTCTGTTTCCTGGAATCATCCTCTGCTACTTTCAGAGCCAGATATTGGTGATATTTTTTTAGTTGCTGGATCAGAATGTTTCTCCATGGTTATGTTTCATGTCCTTCTGATATGATGGTGGGAATTTGCccatattttatttgcatttttttcacaGCTATCACTGGCCAGAGCAAAGAGTCTGATACTAGCAGTTTCAGATTTCTTTGTGCTTTCTGAAATGGCATATAGACacacaagtaaataaaaaaatatatataaatcatcGAAGCAATTCATGGATTATATTGCTATTTAGCTTATAATTTGCTTAATATATACTTAAGATTTGagaatttttttctctctattatCTAGGTAAGTTAACCATTTCAACATGAAGAGAATTTGTTGAGAATTTGAGAGACAGTGTGAATCTGTCCACTGGACACTATGATCATCTTCCACACTATCCTCCTTCTGGTACTTGGCATCAACTCTGGTAAGTGCAACtgcgttttatttttaattgaaattatAACAATCATTCACAGTACTTTTAGCTGTCTTGTAACATTACATGACTGCCATTTACAGAGGAAAATTTTAAATCTGTGATTCTGTGACAGTCTTGGGTCTATTTTTCTCTACTTTTGAACAGCTAAAGCTGTTAAGGAATTAACTGTAAAAGGCACGACACTTAAGAGCTGAAATTGAGTAGATACCAATAACATCATACTAGTATGGGCAGTAAAAACCTTGCGGTAGAAACACAAGCTATAACTCAGGTTTTTGGACTTATCTGATGCTTATCTTcatatcctgtgtgtgtttgcatgtgatTCAGCTCAGGCACTTTACTACAGAGCATTGTGGCAGTTCAGACACATGATTATCTGCACCATACCTACTAGCTGGCCATTTCTGGAATACGGAAACTATGGTTGCTACTGTGGCTGGGGCGGCTCAGGCACTCCTGTTGATGACTTAGACAGGTTAAAATACACACTTCTTAttgctttaaaataatttttcatgGGCTATGCTTAATTGCTTTGCTAAATATAGTATTTCTCAAACTAGCCCATCAGGGACCAACAGGCATGCCACCATTAAAGTCAGAGAGATCACAcctttccccattctgatgtttaatgtgaacattaaataaagcactataataataaagtgcTACTGCTACATGATTGGGTGATAACTGCAAAAATTAGTAGGTGCACACacattcctattaaagtggacagcaAGTGTATGTTATGATAAGGTATGATGGGTAAATTGCTCTTTAGCACATAGGTTATGGATTATTTCATAAAGAATACAGccaagaataaataaacaaaccaaaattGTTCAATTCTGGTTAGTCCTTTGGTAATGGTTCAGGGGTAATTACTTGTGGGGACAAATAGGAAAAATATTGACATTGTTTTGCAACTTATTACCTGCTTATAGTTCAATATCCCAAGCATTCAGCAAATTCCATTGCTATTAGAAAACCTGCTTATTGGCAAACTTCATAACAGTAACTTATGAATTCTCAATTCTCTCCCATGCCTACAGATGCTGTCAGGTTCATGATAACTGTTATGGTGAAGCATTGAAGCATAAGGCATGCTGGACCATCTTTGACAATCCTTACACAGAGATCTACGCCTATGATTGTAACAAAGCCACTAAGAAAATCACCTGCAAGAGTAAGTGGTTATGATAAACCAGAAATGGCTTTGAAAAATGACCAAAATCAACCTATGGAAATTTACAGAGTGgattaactaaaaaaaatgtgttactGCCTAGTATTATTTGTATGTATTTCTATCTTAGAAAACAACACAGTTTGTGAGACAATCATTTGTGAGTGTGACCAGAAGGCTGCTGAGTGCTTTGCTGCATCTATATACaataagaaatataaaagaCTGCCCAAGAGTCACTGCAAAAAGAAATAAGATATTTCCAGAAATAAATTTGAAGTGCATGCAGTGAACACTCCACATCAAAATTATCAGCACCTCTGTTGCTTGAAGATCAGCTTGTACTGAATACACTGATTTTAGAATGATCTGTACCTCAGATTGCATCTTAACCCTGTATACAACTAAAAAAAGCTCTTTCAAAAACAGTATGTTGTTCCATATTACAGCATTTTAATAAAGCTGTTCCTAAAACCTGCATGTTTATCTTCATAATTGGAGTGTCAACATTTAATTTTCCAACTTACTTGGAATTGTGTCCTATAGATTTTAGCCCAATGACCAATTCTTTAGAAGAAACCCACTGAAAATGATTTGCCTTGGTTTGTCAAGTACACACTAAGGTAGAATGAAGTTAAATAATCTGGTCAACATGACAACCATTTTCtatcattttaatttagtttGGGTCAAATCTTAAACCTGTACAAGTTTCAAACAAAAACTAGTTAGACTTTCTAGTACTCCAAACACCACACTGATTTATTCTGATGAACATATTTCATAGGGAAAATGTTGAAACTGTTCTGGAACCATAAATGGTAGGTGTTTGAAAATAAGAACCATGTGCTAGAGATTGAAATAACACCAAATACTGAGAAACCTATTACACCTCAACAGAAGAGCTATTCacttgaaagaaagaaaccagtCTTTTGACAGTCAAATTGTGCATTCTCCATTATAACAAATACTCAGACAAGCATCCAATTAACCAATAAAGTACCTCAAATGAGCAAATATTTAAACAGCTCAACAGTCCTCAGTGATTGCAGCACATTTGAGCTGGTCAGGAGGGCCCAATGTTGCAGTGTTACTGGTGCAAAGTACGCTGGAAGTAAGCCTGAGATTTAGTATCACTCTGGCTTGCAGATTCTTGTGATGCAGCACTATCCTGGTATGATGACTGGGTCTGGAATCCAGACACTTGTGAAGAGGGTGGATTTATCTGACCTTGCAAAATTGTGTACCTGCCAGAAGTTTGACTTGGGTAGGATGATCCCAAGGACTGAGCCTGTGCAATAGCAGAATGACCTGCCAGAACTTGTACTGTGGTACTGGGCTGGTATATTGACTGGGTCTGAAATCCAGACATTTGGTTTGGAAGGATAGCAGGTTGGGAGGATGGAATGCTTTGGTCCAGTGAAGTCAAATACCTGCCAGAGGTTAGAGCTTGATACAATGCTGAAGCACCCATGGACTGTGCCTGAGGTGTAGAAGCAGATTGACCTGCCCAAACCTGCATTGAGCTAGGTAGGTTTAAGGGCTGCATCTGGATTCCAGACACTTGGGAAGAGGATGGAGTCATCTGACCAAGTAATATGGTGTACCATTTAGCAGGTCCTGGTGTTTCAGCCCCCAAACTACTCTGAGCCTGAGATGTAGTTGCAGGTTGGCCTGCCCAAACCTGTGTTGTGGTGCTAGGCTGGTATGATGAATGGGTCTGGAATCCAGAGATTTGGTTTGTGCTGACCCCAGACTGTGAGAAGGATGGAAGAGTCCTGTACCTGCTGGAAGCTTGCCACTGAACCAAGGTTGACAAATTCAAGGACTGCATCTGAGAGGCAGAAGCAGACTGCCCTGACAAAACTGGTGTTGTGGAGATAGGCTGGTATGAGGTCTGGTTTTGGAGTCTAAATATCTTGTTACTGGTGACCACAGCctgggaggaggaggatggaatGCTTTGGTCCAGAGAAGTCAAATACCTGCCAGAGGTTAGACTTTGATACAATGCTGAAGCACCCATGGACTGTGCTTGAGATGTAGAAGTAGACTGGCCTGCTGAAACCTGTGTTGTAGTGCTAGGCCGGTATGAGGTCTGGTTTTGGGGTCCAGATATTTGGTTACTGGTGACCACAGCctgggaggaggaggatggaatGCTTTGGTCCAGTGAAGTCAAATACCTGCCAGAAGTTAGACTTTGATACAATGCTGAAGCACCCATGGACTGTGCTTGAGATGTAGAAGTAGACTGGCCTGCTGAAACCTGTGTTGTAGTGCTAGGCCGGTATGAGGTCTGGTTTTGGGGTCCAGATATTTGGTTACTGGTGACCACAGCctgggaggaggaggatggaatGCTTTGGTCCAGTGAAGTCAAATACCTGCCAGAAGTTAGACTTTGATACAATGTTGAAGCACCCATGGACTGTGCTTGAGATGTAGAAGCAGATTGACCTGCCCAAACTTGTGTTGAGCTAGGTAAGGACTGCATCTGGATTTCAGACACTTGGGAATTGGATGGAATCATCTGACCAGGTAAAATGGGGTACCATTTAGCAGGCCCTGGTGTTTCAGCCCCATAGATACTCTGAGCCTGAGAGGCAGACTGGCCTGCTGAAACCCATGTTGTGGTGCTAGGCTGGTATGACTGTATCTGGGATCCAGAGATTTGGTTTCTGGCAACCACAGACTGGGAGGAGGatgaaatgctctgatccaatgaAGTCAAATACCTGCCAGAGGTTCGACCATGATTCAATGTTGCACCCATGGACTGAGCCTGAGAAGTGGAAGCAGACTGACCTGCTGAAACCTGTGTTGTGGTGCTAGGCTGATATGATTGAGTTTGGGGTCTAGA encodes:
- the LOC131366628 gene encoding phospholipase A2, minor isoenzyme-like, whose product is MKTLHTVFLLVFGITVAQALDYKALWQFRSMIICVKPNSWPALDYADYGCYCGYGGSGTPVDELDRCCQVHDKCYSDAMQHEACWPIIDNPYTEIYAYSCDKDTKTITCKSNNNECEMFICECDRKAAECFAVSQYHEDNKNVSSDRCK
- the LOC131366627 gene encoding phospholipase A2-like isoform X1 — translated: MVPNLTHEASFVWKTFSTRRKTSRESHFSVSALVVTSRFPRLCIPQDSDTSSRLQIKCQALDNKALWQFRSMILCVKPDSWPALDYADYGCYCGLGGSGTPVDDLDRCCQVHDKCFSDAKQHQACWPILDNPYTEIYAYSCDKVTKTITCKSNNDECEMFICECDRKAAECFAMSEYHEENKNLPSDCCK
- the LOC131366627 gene encoding phospholipase A2-like isoform X2; the protein is MRTLCSVLLLVFGITISQALDNKALWQFRSMILCVKPDSWPALDYADYGCYCGLGGSGTPVDDLDRCCQVHDKCFSDAKQHQACWPILDNPYTEIYAYSCDKVTKTITCKSNNDECEMFICECDRKAAECFAMSEYHEENKNLPSDCCK
- the LOC131366686 gene encoding phospholipase A2-like, encoding MIIFHTILLLVLGINSAQALYYRALWQFRHMIICTIPTSWPFLEYGNYGCYCGWGGSGTPVDDLDRCCQVHDNCYGEALKHKACWTIFDNPYTEIYAYDCNKATKKITCKKNNTVCETIICECDQKAAECFAASIYNKKYKRLPKSHCKKK